The window AAGAACGGGCCTCAGGCATTCATACAGCCCTCCCTGCCTTCAAGCACCAACTGCAAAAACAGTGCCATATGATACTTTCTCTCCCTTCACAGCCTTCAAAGAAAGACTCTGGCCAGGGCCAGAGCTCATGCTTAtgatccccgcactttgggaggctgaggcaggaggattgcgtgagcccaggagttccagaccagcctgggaaacacagcaagacctcatctctacaaaaaataaaaataaaaaattagctaggcatactgacacacccctgtagtcccagctactcgggtgactgaggtgggtggatcacttgtgttcaggagttcgaggctgcagtgagtgagctgagattgtgctactgcactccagcctgggcaacagagtgagactctgtctcaaaaaaaaaaaaaaaaaagattccaaggTCTCTTTGATTAGCCTATTTCCTAGATGGGTCACTAGCAAAGATAcacattatagaaaataaatataacttcTGTCCCTACAGTGGTATATTCAACCAAGTCAATAAAAAGTCACGAGTCAGGCTGATTTGCGTTCACTTCTCAATGGGCTGCTGTTGCGAAACTGAAGTTTTAAACTCCGAAACCACATCTCAGGGGAGCTGAGGACCTGCAATCGCAGGGGTTGCCTCAGTGCttcctcctggggttcaagctcCCTTCCTTGCCTGAAAGCACTCACTCCACAGGAGCGGAGAAGTTAGGCCTGCAGCAGCCCAGAAACCGGAGAGCACAGGCCTTCAGCAAATTATGAACAGCTCCCCAGAAAACAGagcaccctgtaatcccagcatgttgggaggctgagtagggaggattgcttgagttcaagggtttgagaccagcctgggcaacatggcaaaaccccaactctaccaaaaaaaaaaaaattattggggcatggtggcacatgcctgtaatcccagcatgttgggaggctgagtcgggaggattgcttgaacccggaggtacagtctgcagtgagctaagatcacgccactgcactccaacctggtgacagagcaagaccctatcacaaaaaaaaaaaaaaaaaagaaagaaaacagcactTATGAAACCCACTGCCCAGTGCCATCTGCCCCACATTGCCTCCCAACAAACAGCCCCGACCCCAGCCTGCTTTCGTTCAGTCACATTTCTGGGAAAACAAATCTGCTGTCTCCTGGCACCTCTGTCTGACATCTTCCAATAAAGCAGCCACCCCACGGCCAGCAGCAGCAGACCCGAAGGGGGTTTCTGACTCAGAGACCTGGGTGCTCAGATGCCCCAGACTTCAGCAGAACCAGAGCTTTAAGCTTTGCTACTATTATTGGAATTCAAGTCATCAAGAAAACTAGACAGATGGGCCAATCTAAATATTCTGCAATTGGTAAGGATTTCACAGAGCTTCCGCACAAAGAGAGACGTATCTCAAGTTCACAGCCATCTCCCCAGCgccccccaccctaccccacaGAGAGTCCCTGGGACTGGGGGTGCAAATGAAGTCAGTTCAGTCTCAATACCTAAGTTGTTCCAAAAATCCTCTTTAATAATACATGTAGCCAACATTGCTGCAATCAGTATAAAAACAAAGTTATTCCTGATTTTGTATAAATGAACACGTCGAGAGTCAGGATTATAAAGCATCAAGATACAAGTACCAAGTGGGAGGACCAAAGACAACTCACAGTGAAGAGAAACGCTTGAGAACAAGAAATGTCAGAGTTGTAGGACGTGGTAACAACCCAGGGTGCTGAAACGGTCAGAGGTGCAGGTGCAGACGCAGGCTTCTGCCTCTGCAAGGGCAAGGGGGCCGTTGGTGGCTGGCTGCAAAGGACCAGTGCCAGGCAGCGGGGCAGAGAGCACCAGGGGTCTCGACTCTGCAGATTGGGCTTTGCAGAGGATTCCTgtttcccacctccccacccctctgACAGAGACTGAGGAGACCACACACGTTGACCTCCTCTTCATAGCCAGCCATCATTTCCACTCCAACATTCTGCTGCGGGTGTCATTCTGGAAAATAATTCCTTGCTGTTCCTTGCTCCTTTCAGATCACAGCTTGCCTGGTCAGACCCCTTCCCAACATGCACAGTCTGAGTCCAGGAGGCCCTCGAAAGTCAGGCACAACACCCAGATCTGGTCCTCTTGGGTGGCTTATGACTGGATATATCCACTGTGTGTGACGGCCTCTCAGCTCTCTGCTGTAAGATCATTGGCACCACCAGGTCAAAGAGGGTCTCAAACAGGAGGTCCACATTGTAGCCGGTCTTGGCGCTGGTCTCAAAGCACATTTGCTCAGCGGCCGGCACATCCTGCTCATCCAGCATCTTGTACTTGAGGATCTTTTTATAAAGGGCCACCGCATCCTCCAGCTGCACCTGCTTAGGTGCCCTTGGGGAGACACGGTCCCCAGCGTCCATATTGGGACTGCACTCTTCCTTCTCCTGGCCCGCCAAGGCCCCCTCCTCAGTGAGGTCCACTTTGTTCCCCACGATGGCAAAGAGGCAGTCTTTGCTGGCTGTGTCTGTCAGGCCCAGGAACCGGTCCTCCAGCTCCACCAGGCTCTGCCGGTGATTCACATCATAGGTGAGGATGATGGCGGCCGCCCCCCGGCAGTACATGGAGCCCAGGCCGTGGAACTGCTCCCGCCCTGGTGGGaagagagggacagaaagagTGGTTATCTCTCATCTCAGAACATAGCCACCAGCCACACTGCAAGGGAACGTCCCACAGGGATGTTTATTTTTAGGGCAACACACACAGGATGAAATGCTTAAACATAGTTGATGGAGAATGTGCCACCCATGGGCACCATCCCCAAAGCAGGCAGCCCCTCGAGAAAACAAGCTGTTGGGTGCCCAGACTAGATGGGAAACAGAATCCAAGAATGTTCAGGAAGAACGGGCCTCAGGCATTCACACAGCCCTCCCTGCCTTCAAGCACCAACTCCAAAGGAGTCCTGGCCCCAGCCATGGCTGGAGATGGAAGGAATCAAGAACTGATGTCCAGAAAAAAGCAGCGACTGCCAAGGCCCTTGCTGAGATAGAAGCTGACTCGGGAATGCAGACTCCGGAAGCAAAGTGTGCCCATGTCCCTTCACCCTCCTCCTTTACACCCCCTGGGTGCTCCCAGCTGCCCTGTGCTGCCCTGCCCAGGAAGTGCTGCGGGGAGGGCTTCTGAGTTCATAACAGCAGTTGTAAACCACACCTGCCCTTATCTGCCCAGAATCACACAGCACCCTGCGGTGCTCACGATATTTTTAGGACACAGTGGACATCTCCCCTCCCACGCTGGAATCGGAATCCCTGAGGAGCCAGGCCCCAGCATTCGCACTTCTTGTGGGTGCCGCAGCCCCGCCTGCCCTCCAGGTTTAAAACAGACAGAGGTGCGGGCAATTGCAGGCAAGCCGGGAACCTGCTCCCAAAACATTTCCAGGTTGAGATCAAACCCTCGGGACACAGCTCAACGTCAACACATTGGCTACTGACAAGGTGCTGTCTGTCACTGGGTCTGGCGGGGAACAGGGCCAGCTGGCATGCACCCCTGCAGTGCCTGGAGTGTGGGCATCTGCTCTCCCCGTGCCCCCAGCACTTCAGCCTCACGAGGTCGATGTGGGCACACACACTttccatgaggaaactgaagtgtgGGGGAGTCAGGCATAGCAGCGCTAgagggaggctgggccagggcaCTGGAACACCCGCCACCGTCCTACATTTAAACGCAGAGACCCCCGAACTGATGGCTAAAAAGGAAGATTAAAAGGTCCCCAGCTCTGTGTACTTTTACAATGCAGTCATCTAATCAAATCAACCCGGGTCAGAATACACTCCCCACAGGTAACACCTGCACATCCGTACTGTTCTGTTCCCAACGTCTGCCCCAGGACCACCTTTctatcccaccaacag of the Homo sapiens chromosome 13, GRCh38.p14 Primary Assembly genome contains:
- the RAB20 gene encoding ras-related protein Rab-20, with the protein product MRKPDSKIVLLGDMNVGKTSLLQRYMERRFPDTVSTVGGAFYLKQWRSYNISIWDTAGREQFHGLGSMYCRGAAAIILTYDVNHRQSLVELEDRFLGLTDTASKDCLFAIVGNKVDLTEEGALAGQEKEECSPNMDAGDRVSPRAPKQVQLEDAVALYKKILKYKMLDEQDVPAAEQMCFETSAKTGYNVDLLFETLFDLVVPMILQQRAERPSHTVDISSHKPPKRTRSGCCA